Proteins from one Fragaria vesca subsp. vesca linkage group LG6, FraVesHawaii_1.0, whole genome shotgun sequence genomic window:
- the LOC101306457 gene encoding putative disease resistance protein RGA3-like translates to MAEILTFGAQELLKKVASLAAQEFSLVWGFKEELTKLRGSLNMLEAVLRDAEHPRQDQGHAVKLWLEKLEDIAHLADDLLDDYGYELLRRKVELQNQMKKKVMNILSLANPVVFRGKMAHKIKKINTSLDELKKDASTIGLVAKSSLESTISHDRRIDRETYSEFKKDENNIVGRKDIVEDVVKALTNLNNYQGHDLSVMAIVGMGGLGKTTLAKAVYNDGKIQQHFQEQLWVCVSTSFEVNFILKRILESLKPEHAAVEARDAICKNLKKEMKDKRYLLVLDDVWNEDAHKWEELIGCLENVNDTQGSSILVTTRRDTVAKLVETFPRRDLEKLSDDECWLILKDRAVGSAPVVEDQEKIGREIAKKCGGVPLVAKVLGNMMRCKKFGWQSIVDNVIWDVTGQEDRILTVLKLSFDELGSPWLKQCFAYCSMFIKDFEFERDDLIQQCMAQGWLDPFPNQSDLEMEDTGNEYFNILLQNSFFQDVERDSFGNITRCKMHDLVHDLAVHVSKSKYLRSSSFNGPVLGRNSPEVKALRVLNLYKTDIQELPDSIGKLKHLRYLNVMKTKIKAFPKSLGQLYNLQTFKMPHHIEEFPKQIANLISLRHIYFGKFVEFPAGVLGRLTNLQSLPFVKIGKETGLHIGELGGLNHLKDTLSIYNLEHVRDKEEAEKANLVEKKRVRKLVLTWELSRPSNSAESDEVVLEVLRPHSNLEFLEINGFMGVKLPSWLMLSNNLKEIELEECRNCKGVPVLGRLPNLVHVKMVGMQNLRCMGYEFYGYDNVSDDTKVLFPALKTLDIREARNLLDWMEVPTERVKVFPCLEELTLSGCNQLRSAPSHFPRLKKLVIRDMNSGGKVIASILSNELTTLTNLEIMKVREIACLPEKLLENNQNLSHLEIRYCEELTCIAPPQSHCRSTLQELTIERCRKLRCLPDYGFSLQTLRIEECDILECIPIYDFPELSSIVHRSEVICDIQEHFPSPLQELYISNCPQLFSLPEGLQYCTSLQQLEIWWCPKIESIPIPSQGLPSLCRLVLWQCPELSSLPSGLSCCTSLGRLTIRKCQISQIDLQILVSLQELTIGECPNLETISSFDKLTSLRDLEIVSCSRLKSLPSGLAMASPHVFTRLKTLEIGPFWRELDSFPAFQVLPQLERLSIYGWPKLKSLPQQIQHLTSLSFLWIHSFEGVEAIPEWLGNLASLEFLSFRNCKNLMFLPSVQAMRCLTKLETLSIHNCPLLTERCTKESGPEWPKISHIRLIEGERGDAEKEREALESLAGDSP, encoded by the exons ATGGCTGAAATTCTTACTTTTGGTGCTCAAGAATTGCTGAAGAAAGTGGCTTCACTTGCTGCTCAAGAGTTTAGTCTTGTATGGGGATTTAAAGAAGAATTAACAAAGCTGCGTGGGTCGCTAAACATGCTTGAAGCTGTGCTACGAGATGCGGAACATCCACGACAAGATCAGGGTCATGCTGTGAAGCTCTGGTTGGAGAAGCTTGAGGACATAGCTCATCTTGCTGATGATCTATTGGATGACTATGGATATGAGCTTCTTCGGCGTAAGGTTGAACTGCAAAACCAGATGAAGAAAAAGGTAATGAACATCTTGTCTCTTGCCAATCCTGTTGTGTTTCGTGGTAAAATGGCACATAAAATTAAGAAGATCAACACCTCTCTGGATGAGCTGAAAAAAGATGCAAGTACTATTGGGTTAGTTGCTAAGTCCTCATTAGAGTCAACAATCTCCCATGATAGAAGAATAGATAGGGAAACCTACTCTGAATTCAAAAAAGATGAAAACAATATCGTTGGAAGGAAGGATATTGTGGAAGATGTAGTGAAAGCCCTGACCAACTTAAACAACTATCAAGGACATGATCTTTCCGTTATGGCCATCGTGGGAATGGGGGGACTTGGAAAGACCACTTTGGCTAAAGCTGTATATAATGATGGTAAGATACAGCAACACTTCCAAGAACAACTGTGGGTTTGTGTATCTACCTCTTTCGAAGTCAACTTTATTTTAAAGAGGATCTTAGAGTCTCTTAAACCTGAGCACGCTGCAGTCGAAGCTAGAGATGCAATATGTAAAAACCTCAAAAAAGAAATGAAAGATAAAAGGTATCTTCTTGTGCTCGATGATGTTTGGAACGAAGATGCACATAAATGGGAAGAGTTGATCGGTTGTTTGGAAAACGTGAATGATACCCAAGGAAGCAGCATCCTTGTCACTACTCGTAGGGACACAGTTGCAAAACTTGTGGAGACCTTTCCTAGGCGTGATTTAGAGAAACTATCAGACGATGAATGTTGGCTAATATTGAAGGACAGAGCAGTTGGGAGTGCTCCTGTAGTTGAAGATCAAGAGAAAATTGGAAGAGAGATTGCTAAGAAATGTGGAGGTGTGCCACTAGTAGCAAAG GTGTTGGGAAACATGATGCGTTGCAAAAAGTTTGGATGGCAATCAATTGTGGACAATGTTATATGGGATGTAACTGGGCAAGAAGATAGAATATTAACAGTCTTGAAATTGAGTTTTGATGAACTGGGATCTCCATGGTTGAAACAATGTTTTGCATACTGCTCAATGTTTATCAAAGATTTTGAATTTGAAAGGGATGACTTGATCCAACAGTGCATGGCTCAAGGATGGCTCGACCCTTTTCCCAACCAAAGTGATCTAGAGATGGAGGATACAGGTAATGAATATTTTAATATTCTATTACAAAACTCATTTTTTCAAGATGTGGAAAGAGATTCCTTTGGTAATATTACTAGATGCAAGATGCATGATCTCGTCCATGATCTTGCTGTACATGTTTCAAAGTCGAAGTACTTGCGCTCCTCATCTTTCAATGGACCAGTCCTTGGTAGGAACTCTCCTGAAGTTAAAGCTCTTCGTGTTTTAAATTTATACAAGACAGATATTCAGGAGTTACCGGATTCAATTGGAAAGTTGAAACACTTGAGGTATTTGAATGTCATGAAAACAAAGATCAAAGCATTTCCCAAATCTTTGGGTCAGCTCTATAATCTTCAGACATTTAAAATGCCTCATCACATTGAAGAATTCCCAAAGCAAATTGCCAATTTGATCAGCTTGCGACATATTTATTTTGGTAAATTTGTGGAATTTCCAGCTGGGGTGTTGGGAAGATTGACTAATCTCCAATCATTACCTTTTGTGAAGATTGGTAAGGAGACAGGTCTTCACATTGGGGAGTTAGGTGGTTTAAACCATCTGAAAGACACCTTATCTATTTATAATCTGGAACATGTAAGAGATAAAGAAGAAGCAGAGAAAGCAAATTTAGTGGAGAAGAAACGTGTGCGCAAGTTAGTGCTCACATGGGAGCTTAGTCGGCCAAGCAACAGTGCTGAGAGTGATGAAGTAGTACTCGAAGTACTGCGACCACATTCTAATCTGGAATTTTTGGAGATTAATGGCTTCATGGGTGTTAAATTACCATCATGGTTAATGCTATCCAACAACTTGAAAGAGATTGAATTAGAGGAATGCCGCAACTGCAAAGGTGTCCCAGTACTTGGTCGTTTGCCCAATCTTGTACATGTGAAGATGGTTGGTATGCAGAACCTGAGGTGTATGGGCTATGAGTTTTATGGTTATGATAACGTTTCTGATGATACAAAGGTTTTGTTTCCTGCATTGAAAACATTAGATATTAGGGAGGCGAGAAACTTACTTGACTGGATGGAAGTGCCGACGGAAAGAGTGAAGGTGTTTCCTTGCCTTGAGGAGTTGACCCTGAGCGGTTGCAACCAATTGAGAAGTGCTCCCAGCCATTTTCCACGTCTGAAAAAGTTGGTGATTCGAGACATGAACAGCGGAGGCAAGGTAATAGCAAGTATTCTAAGCAATGAACTGACCACTCTCACTAATCTAGAGATAATGAAGGTGAGGGAAATTGCTTGTCTGCCGGAAAAATTGTTAGAAAACAACCAGAATCTTTCACATCTGGAGATACGCTATTGTGAGGAGTTAACTTGTATTGCTCCACCCCAATCCCACTGCCGCTCAACTCTTCAGGAACTGACAATTGAGAGGTGCCGTAAGCTGAGGTGTTTACCTGATTATGGGTTCTCTCTCCAGACCTTGCGGATAGAAGAATGCGACATTCTGGAGTGCATCCCAATCTATGACTTTCCGGAGTTATCCTCAATTGTACATCGAAGCGAAGTTATATGCGACATTCAGGAGCACTTCCCATCTCCTCTTCAAGAATTGTACATCTCTAACTGTCCGCAGTTATTCAGTCTACCTGAGGGGCTGCAGTACTGCACCTCTCTTCAACAATTGGAAATATGGTGGTGCCCAAAGATAGAGTCCATCCCAATTCCATCACAAGGCCTCCCATCCCTTTGTCGACTGGTACTTTGGCAGTGTCCTGAATTATCAAGCCTACCCAGCGGGCTAAGCTGCTGCACATCCCTTGGACGATTGACTATCCGGAAGTGTCAAATTTCACAAATTGATCTTCAAATCCTCGTCTCTCTTCAGGAGTTAACAATAGGAGAGTGCCCTAATCTAGAAACTATTTCAAGTTTCGACAAGCTCACATCCCTCCGTGACTTGGAGATTGTTAGTTGTTCCAGATTGAAAAGTCTACCCAGTGGGTTAGCAATGGCATCCCCACACGTATTCACCCGTCTCAAGACCTTGGAAATTGGTCCGTTTTGGAGGGAGCTGGATTCATTCCCTGCTTTTCAGGTTCTACCACAGCTTGAAAGATTATCTATCTACGGGTGGCCTAAGCTCAAGTCTCTGCCTCAACAAATTCAACACTTGACGTCTTTGTCCTTTTTGTGGATACATTCCTTTGAGGGAGTGGAGGCCATTCCAGAATGGTTGGGAAACCTTGCATCTCTTGAATTCCTCTCTTTTCGGAATTGCAAGAATCTGATGTTTCTGCCTTCCGTCCAAGCTATGCGCTGCCTCACCAAACTAGAGACGCTATCCATCCACAATTGTCCCCTTTTGACGGAAAGATGCACCAAGGAGAGCGGCCCAGAGTGGCCTAAGATTTCTCATATTCGACTAATTGAAG GAGAAAGAGGCGACGCTGAGAAGGAGAGGGAGGCGTTGGAAAGCCTCGCCGGAGACTCGCCGTGA
- the LOC101306163 gene encoding uncharacterized protein LOC101306163, with protein sequence MEDSELLNKPRRLSLIDVSCEDDSLIDSFTGDFKFSDDQVNRSLELFGGAAANKLDAVPENLELNEQVIQPSESLEPVMTKKRGKYNLRESIAWNSAFLTGPGVLDAEELSSMIDGDKSETRMLPGIQEEIYRSTDTISTLESDTLTLESVEANLFEDVRASIQRSSNASKEADENIKVGSGVVEEDRSTCASKGLDFASQDKARRRPAFKKTSIDVQKPGILKQQASRCPQVSQSVSTSGGSSKSFLKRPKVLGNPNPSSAALTKRASTGGALVKVEKDTVKSTTGRGAPVSKAPLSSRIVPQPRPSTKSSHLGASPATRREVTSSSIDSSGSTASSSISKSPFNSRRKTDSPSSGSTFKTSPRIEPRNKSQSGKPHLSSNMIPVTKLLSNISPAASVSEWSSESSRASLDTISLKSGSVDFDAPLILDLQNHGKDLSTVGHETQATGLLRRSVVNAPMERNGAPPPTSKPSGLRLPSPKIGFFDGVKSAGSTPNGSKQPHPLVPSSSPKYGTRTVSLSGGQSKGKLGKLQPARTVMKEGSKKPDTQQTASNMKPTSSVPVQHSLNAAKKILTPSRKSISPKVDSKVHPKSGTENQLKDEKKGTEEHRIDIKEQQNGFAEKKTITAISEDQVNPGLKGSPVKAAKVTPIAEKKTITAISEDQVNPGLKGSPVKAAKVTPIDGESTSLCESISTSDADVIIAFEEVGKVAALEPQSVKHDSDSLNVFKERKESQIEEQVHDLSRQVGALDISTEAQQMLVGESLSSTQFQQ encoded by the exons ATGGAAGATTCCGAGTTGCTCAACAAGCCCAGACGCCTCAGCCTCATCGACGTTTCTTGCGAGGACGATTCCCTCATCGACTCCTTCACCGGAGACTTCAAGTTCTCAG ATGACCAAGTCAACCGAAGTCTTGAGTTGTTTGGGGGCGCTGCTGCTAACAAGTTAGATGCGGTTCCGGAAAACCTTGAGCTCAATGAACAAGTTATTCAACCTTCGGAGTCGCTGGAACCAGTCATGACAAAGAAGAGGGGGAAGTATAACTTGCGTGAAAGTATAGCTTGGAACAGTGCTTTTCTCACTGGTCCAG GTGTTCTTGATGCTGAGGAGCTGTCAAGCATGATTGATGGAGATAAGAGTGAAACAAGGATGTTACCTGGGATTCAGGAAGAAATTTACAGGTCCACTGATACAATCTCCACCTTAGAAAGTGATACTTTGACGCTCGAAAGTGTTGAGGCCAATTTGTTTGAAGATGTAAGAGCTTCAATCCAGAGATCTAGCAATGCATCAAAAGAAGCGGATGAAAATATTAAAGTGGGTTCAGGAGTTGTTGAAGAAGACAGGAGTACCTGTG CTTCAAAGGGGCTGGATTTTGCTTCTCAAGATAAG GCAAGGCGTAGGCCTGCTTTCAAGAAGACAAGCATTGATGTACAGAAACCAGGGATATTGAAACAGCAGGCTTCTAGATGCCCACAAGTATCACAG TCTGTTTCCACAAGTGGAGGGTCAAGCAAATCTTTTTTGAAGCGACCAAAGGTATTAGGGAATCCTAATCCTAGCTCAGCAGCTTTAACCAAGAGAGCTTCTACGGGTGGTGCCCTTGTCAAAGTTGAAAAGGATACTGTCAAAAGCACAACTG GTAGAGGGGCTCCAGTGTCAAAAGCACCATTAAGTTCCCGAATTGTGCCCCAGCCCAGACCATCAACTAAGAGTTCCCACTTGGGTGCTTCTCCTGCAACCAGGAGAGAAGTAACTTCTTCCTCAATTGATAGTTCTGGCAGTACTGCATCCAGCAGCATTAGTAAATCTCCCTTCAACTCCAGAAGAAAAACTGATTCACCATCCTCTGGTTCAACCTTCAAAACATCACCTCGAATTGAACCGAGGAATAAAAGTCAGTCTGGGAAACCTCATCTCTCGTCTAATATGATTCCTGTGACCAAGCTGCTCTCTAACATATCACCTGCCGCCTCTGTCAGTGAATGGTCCTCAGAGTCATCAAGAGCTAGCCTCGACACGATCTCTCTTAAAAGTGGCTCTGTAGATTTTGACGCACCTCTGATCTTGGATTTGCAGAACCATGGTAAGGATCTAAGCACAGTTGGACATGAGACTCAGGCAACTGGACTGCTCCGTAGATCCGTGGTGAATGCCCCTATGGAGAGAAATGGTGCACCTCCTCCAACTTCTAAACCTTCTGGACTGCGATTGCCATCACCAAAAATTGGTTTCTTTGATGGG GTGAAGTCAGCTGGATCCACTCCCAATGGAAGTAAGCAACCTCATCCTCTTGTTCCTAGTAGTTCGCCTAAATATGGGACAAGAACTGTTAGCTTGAGTGGGGGCCAAAGCAAGGGAAAGCTGGGAAAACTTCAACCTGCTAGAACTGTGATGAAGGAAGGCAGTAAAAAACCCGATACTCAACAGACGGCTTCTAATATGAAACCTACATCTTCAGTGCCTGTTCAGCATTCATTAAATGCTGCAAAGAAAATCCTGACTCCTTCAAGGAAGAGCATATCTCCCAAAGTTGATAGTAAAGTACATCCTAAATCTGGCACAGAAAATCAGTTGAAGGATGAGAAAAAGGGAACTGAAGAACATAGAATTGACATCAAGGAGCAACAGAACGGTTTTGCAGAGAAGAAAACTATCACTGCTATTTCAGAAGATCAAGTGAATCCAGGACTGAAGGGTAGTCCTGTAAAGGCTGCAAAAGTCACACCTATTGCAGAGAAGAAAACTATCACTGCTATTTCAGAAGATCAAGTGAATCCAGGACTGAAGGGTAGTCCTGTAAAGGCTGCAAAAGTCACTCCTATCGATGGAGAGTCTACTAGTCTTTGTGAGTCAATCTCCACTTCTGATGCTGACGTAATAATTGCTTTTGAGGAAGTAGGCAAAGTTGCAGCATTGGAACCGCAAAGTGTGAAGCACGATTCTGATAGCTTGAATGTCTTCAAGGAGAGGAAAGAATCGCAAATTGAAGAGCAGGTTCATGACTTGAGCAGACAAGTTGGAGCTTTGGACATCAGCACAGAGGCTCAGCAAATGCTTGTTGGTGAGTCTCTTTCCTCTACTCAATTTCAGCAGTGA